Proteins encoded within one genomic window of Ctenopharyngodon idella isolate HZGC_01 chromosome 6, HZGC01, whole genome shotgun sequence:
- the si:ch73-193c12.2 gene encoding uncharacterized protein si:ch73-193c12.2 isoform X2, which yields MGSEEGVFKWTDANTADLIVWRVSNNRLFTGRRNAAIKAFELYVKEKQLEGKVTPAWVRKKWENLKQKYKDLKSLSMAGGDTTIATWKWYAIMDGALSSEIHLNHFIKPDHLTSFAQDAPPIKQRKEEDWLIALREMERRQEERERQAAEREDERDRRAAAREEERDRRAAEREEMRERQALEREERREREMFAREERWEKEMLAREERQEREYREREERREREAAAREERLFKLLETFLANK from the exons atgggcTCGGAAGAAggagtctttaaat GGACTGATGCCAACACGGCAGATCTGATTGTGTGGAGAGTCAGCAACAACAGACTGTTTACAGGCAGAAGAAATGCAGCCATTAAAGCCTTTGA GCTGTATGTGAAAGAGAAACAGCTGGAAGGGAAAGTGACTCCTGCATGGGTTCGAAAGAAGTGGGAGAATCTCAAACAAAAGTATAAG GACCTCAAAAGCCTCAGTATGGCGGGAGGAGACACAACAATCGCCACCTGGAAGTGGTACGCCATCATGGATGGTGCGCTGAGCAGCGAGATCCACCTCAACCATTTCATCAAGCCGGACCACTTGACCTCATTTGCTCAGGACGCTCCTCCCATCAAGCAGAGAAAGGAAGAGGATTGGTTGATAGCACTGCGGGAGATGGAGAGGCGGCAGGAGGAACGAGAGAGGCAAGCGGCGGAGAGAGAGGACGAGAGAGACAGACGCGCTGCCGCCcgagaagaagagagagaccGACGGGCCGCagagagagaagagatgagagagagacaggcgCTGGAGAGGGAGGAGAGGAGGGAGCGGGAGATGTTTGCGAGAGAGGAGCGGTGGGAGAAAGAGATGCTGGCTAGAGAAGAACGACAGGAAAGGGAATACAGAGAacgagaggagaggagagaaagagaagctGCTGCCAGAGAAGAAAGACTCTTTAAACTCCTCGAGACATTTCTGGCCAACAAGTGA
- the psmb3 gene encoding proteasome subunit beta type-3 → MSIMSYNGGAVMAMRGKDCVAIAADRRFGVQAQLVTTDFQKLFPMGDRLFIGLAGLATDVQTVSQRLKFRLNLYELKEGRQIKPKTFMSMVSNLLYERRFGPYYIEPVIAGLDPKTSEPFICSLDLIGCPMVTEDFVVSGTCSEQMYGMCESLWEPDMKPDDLFETISQAMLNAVDRDAVSGMGVVVHVIEKDKITTRTLKARMD, encoded by the exons ATG TCTATTATGTCATATAATGGAGGTGCCGTCATGGCGATGCGGGGAAAGGACTGTGTGGCAATAGCAGCAGACCGGAGGTTTGGCGTCCAGGCACAGCTGGTTACCACCGACTTCCAGAAATTATTCCCCATGGGAGATAGACTCTTCATCGGGCTGGCAGGTCTTGCCACAGATGTACAGACAGT ATCTCAAAGGCTGAAGTTCCGCTTGAACTTGTATGAGCTGAAGGAGGGTCGTCAGATCAAGCCCAAGACCTTCATGAGCATGGTGTCCAATCTTCTGTATGAGAGGAG GTTTGGGCCGTACTACATTGAGCCTGTGATTGCTGGTCTGGACCCAAAGACCTCTGAACCCTTCATCTGCTCCCTTGATCTTATTGGATGCCCAATGGTAACCGAAGACTTTGTCGTGAGCGGCACTTGCTCAGAGCAGATGTACGGCATGTGTGAGTCCCTATGGGAACCTGACATG AAACCAGACGATTTGTTTGAGACCATCTCACAGGCCATGCTGAACGCTGTTGACAGAGACGCCGTGTCTGGAATGGGAGTCGTCGTTCATGTCAT TGAGAAGGATAAGATAACCACACGCACCCTGAAGGCCAGGATGGACTAG
- the si:ch73-193c12.2 gene encoding uncharacterized protein si:ch73-193c12.2 isoform X1: MGSEEGVFKWTDANTADLIVWRVSNNRLFTGRRNAAIKAFELYVKEKQLEGKVTPAWVRKKWENLKQKYKVMSCLNFARLQVCRRNTNKLHCLKDLKSLSMAGGDTTIATWKWYAIMDGALSSEIHLNHFIKPDHLTSFAQDAPPIKQRKEEDWLIALREMERRQEERERQAAEREDERDRRAAAREEERDRRAAEREEMRERQALEREERREREMFAREERWEKEMLAREERQEREYREREERREREAAAREERLFKLLETFLANK, translated from the exons atgggcTCGGAAGAAggagtctttaaat GGACTGATGCCAACACGGCAGATCTGATTGTGTGGAGAGTCAGCAACAACAGACTGTTTACAGGCAGAAGAAATGCAGCCATTAAAGCCTTTGA GCTGTATGTGAAAGAGAAACAGCTGGAAGGGAAAGTGACTCCTGCATGGGTTCGAAAGAAGTGGGAGAATCTCAAACAAAAGTATAAGGTGATGTCGTGCCTTAATTTTGCTCGTTTGCAAGTCTGCAGAAGAAAtactaataaattacattgcTTAAAG GACCTCAAAAGCCTCAGTATGGCGGGAGGAGACACAACAATCGCCACCTGGAAGTGGTACGCCATCATGGATGGTGCGCTGAGCAGCGAGATCCACCTCAACCATTTCATCAAGCCGGACCACTTGACCTCATTTGCTCAGGACGCTCCTCCCATCAAGCAGAGAAAGGAAGAGGATTGGTTGATAGCACTGCGGGAGATGGAGAGGCGGCAGGAGGAACGAGAGAGGCAAGCGGCGGAGAGAGAGGACGAGAGAGACAGACGCGCTGCCGCCcgagaagaagagagagaccGACGGGCCGCagagagagaagagatgagagagagacaggcgCTGGAGAGGGAGGAGAGGAGGGAGCGGGAGATGTTTGCGAGAGAGGAGCGGTGGGAGAAAGAGATGCTGGCTAGAGAAGAACGACAGGAAAGGGAATACAGAGAacgagaggagaggagagaaagagaagctGCTGCCAGAGAAGAAAGACTCTTTAAACTCCTCGAGACATTTCTGGCCAACAAGTGA